The Brienomyrus brachyistius isolate T26 chromosome 9, BBRACH_0.4, whole genome shotgun sequence genome contains the following window.
ATTCTTTTAAAGCTGCTGTGCGACATTTCAGAACATGGCAGATTTTTGTGAATGGTATTTTATAGCCCGAAGCCTGCATGAAATACTCCTCGTAAAATATGAAGCATGTCTGAATTTCCGATTGGAATGGACGCTGAATGGGGCCGCGCGGTGGACACACGCGGAACTGCAACACGCTTGTACCAATGGAGTTGCATTTTCTCTTCCTGTTGCAGGCAGCAGGCCAAGACTGTTCCCAGCCCTGTGAGTGTCCCTCAGAGACCCCAACCTGCCCCATAGGCACCAGCCTGCTCCTGGATGGCTGTGGTTGCTGCAAGGTGTGTGCTAGGCAGGTGGGGGAGCCCTGTTCTCCGCTGGAGCCCTGTGACCACCATAGGCAGCTGTACTGTCTCTCCACCGCCCTGGGCAACAGCGACACTGGGGTCTGCATGGGTGAGCAAGTGAATCTCAATAACATAGCATTTCTCGATTCTGCACTGGGCTTTTACCAGGTATCCCGCCTCAACCAACCATTCTAAGGTGCAGGATCTCTGGATGTGGATTCCTACACCGTCAGAAAAAAAGTACCAAATTGTACCTtcacttgtcactggggctgtacacttaattgtaaatatacattttaagataaagaaatggactctgaggaacatttttataccatgaggCTACATTGATGATGTTGGTACCTTCGGaatgtccatttctgtaccttaaaagccGGGGTACAGTTGGCAGCCCCTTGAGGGTTCAGCCCCAGTGACAGTGTATCCAGTGTTTTGTCACAATAAACGATGAATGTGTCTCTGAGGGAGGGTCTAACTGTGCCTCCGCCCCGATGCCGCAGCCCGTGAAGGTCAGACGTGCGCCCTGGGTGGGGTCCTGTACCACAGCGGCGAGAGCTTCCAGCCGAGTTGCCGGCACCAGTGCGTCTGCATGAATGGCGAGATCGGCTGCGTTCCAACATGCGCAGTCAACGTGCGCCTACCGTCTCCCGCCTGCCCACACCCCCGGCGCGCGCTCATACCCGGACAGTGCTGTGAGGAGTGGGTGTGCGACCCGGTCCCCAGCGACGGCCGCCTCCAGTCCAGCCTGCCCGGTACGTCTTTGGGTTAGACACTGGCTGCTGTTCCAGGCTGTGCTGACGTGTAGCCAAAGTAAGCGGAGCTGTTAACTGCTGCAAACGCCCAGGAATGATGTCACCGTCGCCACAATCACTGCTGGGAAGCGGAAAAAGTtaaccctgctcaccagccaatTAGAGTAAACCTTCCCAAATGTTTCAGAGGCATTGCATATTCTGGGAGACTCACTTCAAATTCCTTTCACCTAGTTTGCACTGACCCCAGACCTGTTTATTTGCTCGGGATAAGAGACATATTATGCCCAGCTAAAGGGTCAGGCTTCTTGGAGAGGAGACCCTGGCTGCCCAGACCTTGCCAGATGTTCTCCTCTGCCTCACAGATTTTGTTTCACCCAGATTACAGAGACGCCCCAGATTATGGCCTGGAAGATGAAGGCCCGCAAGCCAACTGCATCACCCAGACCACCGAGTGGAGCGTGTGCTCCACCACCTGTGGCATGGGGGTCTCCACCCGCGTCACCAACGACAACGAGGGCTGCCAGCTGGAGAAGCAGAGCCGGGTCTGCATGATCCGAAGGTGCCAAGCTGAACAGGGGGCCACTGCCAAGGTGTGTTGCGGGTGATGCCAACACCACTGCCCATTGGTTGGGCACTAGTCACATGATTAAGctgctacacatattaaagtttCCAGAAAGCCAATTACTGTTTTCGCAGCTGAGATGTTTAAGGCACCACGTTAAGCACTGTAGGTCACTTCAGAATACAAGCAGTTTTGTAACTCAGGGTTTCAGGATCAAATGAATCTAAACACCACATAATGCTCGAATAACCACATAGAACCGGGTGATTAAAGGCCATAACTGCTGCGGAAGAAAGAAGGATTTCAAAAGGGAGCCTTTCTCCGTGTGTTTGCAAACTGTCAGCGCCGTTCGTCTCGGTCTGCAGAGGGGGAAGCGGTGTCAGCGGAGCCCAAAATCCCAGCAGGTCGTGCACTTCCAGCTGTCGGGCTGTACCAGCGTGCGGGCCTACAGACCCCGGTTCTGCGGGACGTGCACGGACGGCCGGTGCTGCACGCCCAAGGACACAGTCACCGGCGAGGTGGAGTTCCGCTGCCCTGAGGGCGATGGCTTCCGCCGCAAGATGATGTTCATCAAGTCCTGCTCCTGTCATCGCAACTGCCCCCATGACAATGACATCTTCCTCACCACCCACCTCCGCCAGATGAGCGGGGACTACGAGAGCGGCATGTGAGGACCACACCCGTGTGAGGGCCACGCCCGTGTGAGGGCCACGCCCATATCAGGACCATGCCCATGTGAGGGCCACGCCCATATCAGGACCATGCCCGTGTGAGGGCCACGCCCATATCAGGACCATGCCCATGTGAGGGCCACGCCCATATCAGGACCACAACCATGTGTGCTGGCATTCACTGCAAACACGCATACAATATGCATTCTCTACACACGCTAGCACTACCTGCACTtgtgacacacagacatacacatgcGCCGTTCTGTGCATGGTTGTGTCCTGACCAGAGATCTTCCTGGTCTCTCCAGAGAGGAGACCCTGCTATCAGTGCACAAGTACTGACAGTCTGTTCATGCAGAACTTATAAATAAGTCATCGCCACACAGCAAAAAGCACTGATAGCCTTGAGATGACGCACCCCAGCTGTGTATCGGACTTTGGAGCTGAGGGGTGTTGGGTCTCCAGAAAGACTGGTGCAGGGGCTGATTTGGAAGGATGGACCTGGAAAGCACAGCAGTGATTTCACTCACAGATTCCATGAGCATGCAGGACCCTTTGGGCTGCCCTCTAAAATGCCTGAAAACGAGTTTAATAAGTTCTATCCAATGAACATGAGCATTTTACAACGAGCATTTTAAATGCGGCTCATttgacaatatactgtatattgcttatcatatttatattttaattggAGGAATATTGTCTTATGTAAAtactgtaaatagcccttgtacagttttgtaccaTATTTATGTTGAATTCTTGATTGCCCTTATTATATTGTAGTCTATCGCTAAATCCACTACACTCCCTCCCCTACAGTGCAGTTGAGTATATATTTCAGGCACCTATGCACTTCCAATAAAAgcttatatttttttatgtgaCTCTTTCTTATACCTGAATTCCTTTTCATTGTGTGAAATAACTGCTGGGCAAATGAATtgggaattgggggggggggggagggacagtGGGCTGCTTAACTTTTTAGAAATAAAACCCGATGAAAAATGACAAAACGACAGAAAGCTTGTCAAATGTGCCCATACATACATACTGCGGAACGTGAGAGTTCAGCTTTGTGACTTTAGTATTTAACTGCTGAAAAAGCTTCAGACTTTCGTattgaattaattaatgaattaattaattaatgtaacaCGATGGGCCGACTCCTTTTATATTTGTAACTTGAATGGCTGATCATTCTAAAACACACAATGCAATTGGCTGACCTTTGTCAAACGTGTTAAATGATTGGCTGGCTTTTTCCAAGCATCGGTCCCCATTGCCTGTGGGTTTTGAACATCCACTGTCTGGGATAGAGGAGGATCCTGTTTGCTTATATACTTGTTTGCCTACATGAACTGTCTCCACAGCTGTAATGGTATTCAGTACATAATGTTGTACCTTAAAATCACTATAGATGTACTCAAAATCAGTTTGCAATCATTTAGTTATACATACAAACGCAGATGGCCTTTTCCTTATATAATATTTACCCGACCCTCCATCATAgcaacaaacacacaaaaatgcGCTATTATTACTGAAATCACCATCGAATTCTTCACTACAACAGTCATCTCAGAAGAAAAGAGCACTGAGAAAACCTTTAGTCCCAGCTACCAACCAGCTTAACCATCTAATTAATTTCCCATGAAGCAGAAACGCTTGATAAGCAGGCAGGTCTGGAAAGCATTTGGTGTTAATTAGGAGGGAGCGGAAGGCTGGTCGCTTATCTCTATAAAACTGGCAGTAGACGAGCTAGCAGGTAAAGTGGATTTTGTGGTTAATCtgaaataaaatgctttttctaGGTATTTGGGGACTCATGGTTCTTAGTTCTTTGTCTAATGGACAGTTTGCTAGAGAAAGTCAGTCACAAACACCTTCACTTTGGAAGAGGCTGTGGTCTGATACACGACGGCCCCAAGCTCTGCAGTCACCTCATGAActgttccctgtgctgcctcTACAAGAGCTACAGGAGGTGTCAAAATCACATAAGGGACGCCTGGACATCTTAGAACCTAGTAAACAGGCTATAGATGCACCGCTAGTGATGCAAGAGTCTCAGGAGCTGCCTCAAGAGGTGATATCATTCACACCAGGAGCTGCGGAGGCACCTGTGGTCACGCCAGGAACTGAGGAGGTGCTTTTGGTCATGCTGGGACCTGCAGGCCTACCTGTAGTTATGCCAGGAACTGAGGAGGTGCTATTTGTTACGCCGGGACCTGCGGAGAGGCCTGCGGTGACGGCGGGGCCTGCGGAGGGGCCTGCGGTGACGTCGGGGCCTGCAGAGGGGCCTGCGGTGACGTCGGGGCCTGCGGTGACGGAGAGGCCTGCGGTGACAGAGAGGCCTGCGGTGACGTCGGGGCCTGCGGAGAGGCCTGCGGTGACGTCGGGGCCTGCGGAGAGGCCTGCGGTGACGGAGAGGCCTGCGGTGACGGCGGGGCCTGCGGAGGGGCCTGCGGTGACGGCGGGGCCTGCGGAGAGGCCTGCGGTGACGGAGAGGCCTGCGGTGACGGCGGGGCCTGCGGAGGGGCCTGCGGTGGCGGAGAGGCCTGCGGTGACGGCGGGGCCTGCGGTGACGGCGGGGCCTGCGGTGACGGCGGGGCCTGCGGAGAGGCCTGCGGTGGCGGAGAGGCCTGCGGTGACGGCGGGGCCTGCGGAGGGGCCTGCGGTGACTGCGGGGCCTGCGGAGGGGCCTGCGGAGAGGCCTGCGGTGACGGCGGGGCCTGCGGTGACGGCGGGGCCTGCGGAGAGGCCTGCGGTGACGTCGGGGCCTGCGGAGAGGCCTGCGGTGGCGGAGGGGCCTGCGGAGGGGCCTGCGGTGACGGCGGGGCCTGCGGAGAGGCCTGCGGTGGCGGAGGGGCCTGCGGAGGGGCCTGCGGTGACTGCGGGGCCTGCGGAGGGGCCTGCGGAGAGGCCTGCGGTGACGGCGGGGCCTGCGGAGAGGCCTGCGGAGGGGCCTGCGGTGACGGCGGGGCCTGCGGAGGGGCCATTTGTAGTCATGCCCGGAGCAGAAGAGGCACCTCTGGTCACACCAGGAATTGAGAAAATGCCTGTGTCCCAGTGGCAGCATGTTCAGGTACAGCAGCTTCCTTTCATGGATCAGCAACCTGGGTTTTCCCAGGAACCTATACCACAGTCCTATGTACCACTATGGCATGAGGTCCCACAGCAACAGTACCAGGGGCTGCAAGATCAGGTGGTGGAACCGCAGCCCTGGGATCCGGAATGTCATAGACAGTTGCAGCCCAGCATGCCCCTGTGGACTCAGGCTGAACAGCCCCAGAGGCCCACATCTGAACAGAAGGTCCTGAGGTTGCAAAGCAACCCTACTGCTGAACATATGAAAAGACCTGAAGCTGAAGTACAGCCTGTCCTGGCAGAGTGCCAAGAGAGCTCCGTCCTGGTGGCTGTGCAGAGGGACCTGCTGGGCTTCGGCCGGCTGATCCAGCCCGCTGAGGTGCACTTGGGAGGCTGTGCTCCAAAGGGGCAGGATGCTTCTGCTCAGCTGCTGCTGTTCGAGTCGGAGCTCCATGGCTGTGGCAGCACCCTAACGGTAGGCAGCCTGGCGCTACGGGGGTTAGCTTAGCATTTACTAGCTGTAACAACCGATTATGTAGTAAATGAAACAAATTTTCATTAGCTACGTTTACATTTTCAGGGGTGCGTTTGCCAAAGGGTTTTCCCTAAAGTAGTTTGTTACCTCGCACTTAAGATCATTTTTTGATAAATGAGTGTTTCTCAAAACcctttaactgaagtaactTCATTCCAAAATTAATGGGTGATCTGACCCACTGGTTATCTTCTGTCATTCTTTATTTGAGCTTTTACCAGTTATTCTGTCACAGATGCCAGAAGTCACCCGAAAGTATCCCAAAGATGTGCTGATGCTTATgatgattatgatgatgatgatgatgatggttggTTAATGCTGTGATATGAAATTATAACGTAGGCTataaatttgttacattttgtcaCGTTATTGCTTAATTCGTTGTTCCACTAGTTGTGTGGGTACTAACTATAGTAAAATGCCCATCCAACTACAGATGACCGAAGAGTTCCTTGTGTACACCTTCACCCTGAAGTACGAACCACGAGAACTGCTCTCTGCTCCTATTGTGAGGACGGACAGTATGACGGTCAGCATCGAGTGCACCTACTCGAGGTGAGGAAATGTCATGTCTGATATATTTGGGGAGCATCAGTGCCTGTCGCATGCGAAATCTGGGAGATGATTATCCTAATGTGGCTAATTGtaggaaacacaaggtgagcagCAGCACCCTAAAGCCAACCTGGATCCCCTTCTACACGTCGCTGTCTGCAGAGGAGCTCTTTGTCTTTTCCCTGAGGTTCATGAATGGTAGGTGAGACGTTTGTAGAAAGCCTTGTGGCCTTGTATTTTATTGTATTCTTTTCTAGATGACTGGCTGTCAGAGAAGGCTTCCAAAGTCTACGTGCTGGGAGATGTCATGAACATCGAAGTCTCGGTCTCATCAGCCAACCACGTACCTCTCCGCATCTTCATGGATAGCTGCGTGGCAACCTCAGCTCCAGACGTGAACGCCGCTCCCAGATATACCTTCATCCAGAACCACGGGTGGGTGTGGCAGCCGCCCGGGGGCGAGTCGGCCCTCTGGAAGCTCCAGCCGTAACATGCTGCTGCTTCTCCTTCAGCTGTCTGACTGACGCCAAGATGACGGCCTCGCGCTCTCGCTTCATGCCCAGAACCCAAGACGATAAGCTGCACATGCAGCTGGATGCTTTCAGGTTCTCCCAGGCCCCTCACAGCTCAGTGAGTAAAATCCGGCCTGTCGGTTCGCGTCTCATTCTGTTCTGGAACGGCGGCTGACGTGTGAATCCTTCCAGGTTTACCTTACTTGCTTCTTGAAGGCATCTGCAGCTTCTGTTCCCAGCGACTCCCAGTACAAGGCCTGCTTCTTCTCTGCCCCAGCTAACAGGTGTGTTTGGTAGGTCTGAGGGTCGCTCTCGCTGACTGTGAGTGACACCCACTGCCTGTCCCTGTAGGTGGATGGCTGTTGATGGGGACAACAGTGCGTGCTCCTGCTGTGACTTTGACTGCAGCCCCAGGAAGGCCAGACGTCTGGCTGACTCAGGTAGCTTTTATTCTCCAGTGTGGAGGTAacgctgatgatgatgatgatgatgatgatgatggtgatgaggcTTCTGCTTTCCCTACTCCAGCAATGTACTGGGAGGGCCAATCGACCCATGGCCCAGTCTCTGTCCTTGAGAAGCCTGTGCAGAATGATCTCCTCCCACAGCAGAGGATGTTTAAGTGGTGAGCCGCATGGTAAACGGAGACCAtgaggaaatgaaatgaaatggttATGGTGGACAACCTGTTCTCCAAGGAGTCACATCTGAATATGTGGTTCTGGCTGGACTGGGGGGCGGAGTCACAGTACTGCTCTGTATAAGTGCTGGAAACTTTTCTTCAAATGAGTGGATTTAaacttcaaaataaaaaaattaaataattttgcTTTGTGCTGTACAACCTTGCACAAGGGAAGCCCGTTTCACAAAGGAGTTTAATTTGCAGAATGCTCACTTTCGATCCTGTGTGTGTCAAAGCCTCAAAGTGTTAAATATTCTCATCCAGGTAAGAAATGGATTTTGAGGAACATCAACAGGCTCCTGCTTTAGGGGGTTTAGTCATCTTAAACTATGGTTGTCAGCGTGATGCATTTTTCCCCCCAATCTGTGCTGGGCAGGTGCGTTCTTGGTTTTTCATAACAGCCATAACGGCTGCTTTGATAGTGACTCTGCAACAATGCACTGGTGAAAATGCAACATGGCTGAGTTGAACAATTTTATTAGTGTTGAAATTATCAGGGACTGCTATTTAATACCCATAAAACAAATTTTCTGTGCCTAATTTTACATAAAAATCCCTTTGCAAATCTTGTATGAATTGGAAAAAatcaaatgtaaatgtgttgTATTCTTTTTGTCTGAACACCTGTCCTTCAGCTCTGAGTAACTTGACTGTTGGCCATACTGGGCCCAGCTGTGATTATACATTTGCTGTGTAAGATGACTCAAACCCCAGTACATAGTGTGAAACCAGTGAGCTTGACTCCTTGGCTGAGCCTAGCATTGGGAAGTTCATCAGTAAGTGGTTAGGAAAAGAGAGGAGGCATTGTGAAGCTGATCAATGCTGTGATGCTGCACGTGCAGATAAGCTCTTTGTGTGGTCTGCACCACCCACCGCAGCCCCCGTCACGGAAGGAAGCACCATAAACTGGAGGCAGTCTTTGGTTCCATCTGTCACGACACGCTACCTcagatcggaaggtcaccggttctgATCCTACGGTCTGAAGTTTTCATTGTCAGACATTTtgaaacaaggcccttaactcccagttgCTCTCTGGCCCTCTTCTCCAAGGTCCAAATTTCAGTGATGGAAAGCCAAGATACACAGCCACCACTAAAATGTGAGCATGGAATGGGGAGCTGTCTTACTGGATTTTGCTGATCAGCTGGGGATTTGATCGCAAGGCCCAGATGCAGCCTGCAGTCCAGCTGTTGAACACCCCTGTTCTAGGGACCgtctgatccatccatccatcaaatgaGACCAATAGGATCAGACTGGGATACAGTTGAGTGGCTCTGGGCTGGGAGATGTACAATTGGGGGTGGCACAACTTTTTCTATGTTTCTTGCTTATGGGGGAGGGTCATCTAGAAGTAATTTTGGTTAAGTTCAGGGCAAAGTATGTAAGCAGGTGTTTTGAAaccatatttacatattttgtgTCGTCAGTGACAGAGCAGGATCACAAGTCGCTATCTGCTACACGTGCTTTGCATTACACAAAATTAATTCTAAATTCTTCAGACTTCAATCAGATCGTTTGTACTGTGAATGAGATCTGTAGTCGTAACCATagagattttttaaataaaaaaaaagattcatgtAACAAAgcatataaagtattatggaaGTAAGTTAAAACGTGTTGGAAAACGTAATATATGTTAATCTGATGAGAATAATATTGTAAATGTCTTTCTGAACTGCAATCATTGTTCTCTCTCGCTTTTACTCCAGCCCCCAGTACCGATCACAGTACCTCATAAATGATTTCTATCAGTGATGAAATAAGTGTTCGTGTTTAGGATGAGAGCGAATACAGAAAACGGTTCAGCTCCGAAGCTGCACGACGGGTAACGAAAGGTACATAGGATGCAGGTAATAGGATGCCCAGAAGACCTTCACAACGTTCTGATGACGTTCTGCACTTTCACACCTGTCGTAGCACGCTGATAATAGATATCTGTGTCTCGCTGTATTGCTGCAGGACACAGCGATGAGCTGCGTCTGACATAACATTTAACAGTAATTCTGCTGAAAGTTCTGAAGAATCGCCCTCCCACTGGAAAATCAGCTTTCGCCGAATTAATAAGAAACGGCCCGGTTGGCCACCAATGGCAAGGGGAGGTACACAGCAATGTCCGTAACCACGGATTTAAGGCGACGTGGTGCCGATCGCGGATGTATCGCAGGGCGTATGCCCTGTAAATGCGAAGACAAGGCGTGCGGTCCGGCGTCTCTCGGCCCCCTTCGGCACCTTCGGGTTGCTGGGGTGATGCTTTTGTTTACCCACAGTCACGTGTTTAAATGTGTTTGCTATTGCGTTTCCCATATGTGAGCGTCAGGACCATGAGCTCTCCGCTGCATCTGCTGGCTAAAAGCAGGAGAGTTCCTCTCCCTGACGTCCAGGGCAACTGGTAAGAAACGTGGCTTGTTTGgaacaataaaaaatatatataatcatcCGATGGCTGTGGCGGGGCTGTGATCCAGTGAGTTTTTTCTGCAATAGGAACAGAGAACTGCTTCCGAGAGACAACCACGCACGTAAGCACACTGTCTTACTGTTCATTCACATGATTTTTCAGGAACAATGCAAGAATCCTAGGTGTTTACATGGTTTACACTCTGATTTAGTTGTAATTGCTGTTCTGAACATCAATGACATGGTGCTGTGTGTGATTTGAGCACGGAGCTGTGACGGCGGGTGGCGTCTCCCACCCCCAGGGGTACGTCAGCCGGCCCCCGGGGTCACTGGGTTGTCCACGTCGCAGTCAAAGACCACACGGAACGTGAGCGCCAGCAATGGTAATTTTAGATTTTACATTTGAGGTGACTACTGTACAACAGCGGAACCAGAAATTACAGTGTGGATGGGCTGACAGAAAGTCAGCTGGCTGGTTCTGTAATAAAGGGAGCTGAAAATCATTTTACTACAGGCTACATGCCTGACTGGTAGGAATTTTGGGGGATGGGGAGTTCAAACACGTTACTTTATCATGCGGCGGGAGCCTGCCCGCCTCTGCCCGCCTCTGCCCGCCTCTGCCCCCAGGCTCCGGCCTCAGTGActtggcactgatgtccaccaTGATGCAGAAACT
Protein-coding sequences here:
- the LOC125749610 gene encoding CCN family member 2-like, yielding MFGSLTAAASLLLLLVPAAAGQDCSQPCECPSETPTCPIGTSLLLDGCGCCKVCARQVGEPCSPLEPCDHHRQLYCLSTALGNSDTGVCMAREGQTCALGGVLYHSGESFQPSCRHQCVCMNGEIGCVPTCAVNVRLPSPACPHPRRALIPGQCCEEWVCDPVPSDGRLQSSLPDYRDAPDYGLEDEGPQANCITQTTEWSVCSTTCGMGVSTRVTNDNEGCQLEKQSRVCMIRRCQAEQGATAKRGKRCQRSPKSQQVVHFQLSGCTSVRAYRPRFCGTCTDGRCCTPKDTVTGEVEFRCPEGDGFRRKMMFIKSCSCHRNCPHDNDIFLTTHLRQMSGDYESGM
- the LOC125748887 gene encoding fibrous sheath CABYR-binding protein-like → MQESQELPQEVISFTPGAAEAPVVTPGTEEVLLVMLGPAGLPVVMPGTEEVLFVTPGPAERPAVTAGPAEGPAVTSGPAEGPAVTSGPAVTERPAVTERPAVTSGPAERPAVTSGPAERPAVTERPAVTAGPAEGPAVTAGPAERPAVTERPAVTAGPAEGPAVAERPAVTAGPAVTAGPAVTAGPAERPAEGPFVVMPGAEEAPLVTPGIEKMPVSQWQHVQVQQLPFMDQQPGFSQEPIPQSYVPLWHEVPQQQYQGLQDQVVEPQPWDPECHRQLQPSMPLWTQAEQPQRPTSEQKVLRLQSNPTAEHMKRPEAEVQPVLAECQESSVLVAVQRDLLGFGRLIQPAEVHLGGCAPKGQDASAQLLLFESELHGCGSTLTMTEEFLVYTFTLKYEPRELLSAPIVRTDSMTVSIECTYSRKHKVSSSTLKPTWIPFYTSLSAEELFVFSLRFMNDDWLSEKASKVYVLGDVMNIEVSVSSANHVPLRIFMDSCVATSAPDVNAAPRYTFIQNHGCLTDAKMTASRSRFMPRTQDDKLHMQLDAFRFSQAPHSSVYLTCFLKASAASVPSDSQYKACFFSAPANRWMAVDGDNSACSCCDFDCSPRKARRLADSAMYWEGQSTHGPVSVLEKPVQNDLLPQQRMFKW